One window of Microbacterium sp. Root61 genomic DNA carries:
- a CDS encoding flavin reductase family protein encodes MSRFNEGVPMVAIEHPLVDSLSMRQALGHFPTGVVVITSMHNDVPVGMTLQSFVSLSLDPPLILLSVARSSTTWPLIERSGRFVVNVLAQEQDLVARQFARSGTDKFAGVDAFHVNGLGGSVIAGGVAWIDCSVQDEFDGGDHIIVVARVLGLDCPSRNGEVLPPLVFHKSGFQTLAAPASPATQEKR; translated from the coding sequence TTGTCCAGATTCAACGAAGGAGTTCCCATGGTTGCAATTGAGCATCCGCTGGTCGATTCGTTATCGATGCGCCAGGCGCTGGGTCATTTTCCGACCGGCGTGGTCGTCATCACGTCCATGCACAACGATGTGCCGGTGGGGATGACACTGCAGTCGTTCGTGTCCCTGTCGCTTGATCCGCCGCTCATCCTCCTGTCGGTCGCGCGATCATCGACGACCTGGCCGCTGATCGAAAGGTCGGGCCGCTTCGTCGTCAACGTGCTGGCGCAGGAACAGGATCTGGTAGCCCGTCAGTTCGCGCGATCCGGTACCGACAAGTTCGCCGGAGTGGACGCATTCCACGTCAACGGACTGGGCGGTTCTGTCATCGCCGGGGGAGTGGCGTGGATCGACTGCAGTGTTCAGGACGAGTTCGACGGAGGGGATCACATCATCGTCGTCGCCCGAGTGCTCGGTCTCGATTGCCCATCGCGCAACGGCGAGGTCCTACCTCCGCTCGTCTTCCACAAGTCGGGCTTCCAGACGCTCGCTGCGCCCGCATCCCCCGCCACTCAAGAGAAAAGGTAG
- a CDS encoding TetR/AcrR family transcriptional regulator, translated as MARNNERSEATRVALMEAALQVTADVGVRGVTHRRVAQQAGVALGVTSYHYASIDELLLEAFSLWVSRMSAKWEARFLSAKTEEDVLQAAVSIISAQHGDKNDRILLYELYAQTVRDSNYHELAANWSQVTRASIERLYSPTVAQQLEAAWEGLAVQLVMGGSIEKVEQGEALLRLVLQQEQPRIREGVDLAELDLTL; from the coding sequence ATGGCGCGGAACAATGAGCGTTCCGAGGCGACTCGCGTCGCCCTGATGGAGGCTGCGCTCCAGGTCACAGCCGATGTCGGGGTGCGGGGCGTGACGCATCGACGCGTTGCCCAGCAGGCGGGCGTCGCGCTCGGCGTCACGAGCTATCACTACGCGAGCATCGACGAGCTGTTGCTGGAGGCGTTCTCACTCTGGGTCTCGCGGATGAGCGCCAAGTGGGAGGCACGATTCCTGAGCGCGAAGACCGAAGAAGACGTGCTGCAGGCCGCCGTCAGCATCATCTCCGCCCAACACGGTGACAAAAACGACCGCATCCTGTTGTACGAGCTCTACGCCCAGACCGTCCGAGACTCGAACTACCACGAACTGGCGGCGAACTGGTCCCAGGTGACGCGTGCATCGATCGAACGTCTGTACTCGCCGACCGTCGCCCAACAGCTTGAGGCCGCGTGGGAAGGACTGGCCGTACAGCTCGTCATGGGCGGGTCGATCGAGAAGGTCGAACAGGGAGAGGCTCTCCTCCGACTCGTGCTGCAGCAGGAGCAGCCTCGCATTCGCGAGGGCGTGGATCTCGCAGAGCTGGATCTGACGTTGTGA
- a CDS encoding LysR family transcriptional regulator — MNITLLRRFVAVAEELHFPRAAQELDIPLAALYSSIEKLETEIGHPLFVRDRATTRLTHTGELLLVEAKERIAAAPPPAAKTVAPAGGKAKASKGKGRTPAVKGQPKPYKKRQGR; from the coding sequence GTGAACATCACCCTGCTCCGACGGTTCGTCGCAGTAGCCGAGGAGCTGCACTTTCCGCGTGCCGCACAGGAACTCGACATCCCGCTCGCCGCGCTGTACTCCTCGATCGAGAAGCTCGAGACCGAGATCGGGCACCCGCTCTTCGTGCGCGATCGCGCCACAACGCGACTGACCCACACCGGGGAGCTCTTGCTCGTGGAGGCCAAGGAGCGGATCGCCGCGGCACCCCCGCCCGCGGCCAAGACAGTGGCTCCGGCCGGCGGCAAGGCGAAGGCTTCGAAGGGCAAGGGCCGCACTCCGGCCGTCAAAGGACAGCCGAAGCCGTACAAGAAGCGCCAGGGCCGC